In Streptomyces sp. NBC_00483, a single window of DNA contains:
- a CDS encoding helix-turn-helix domain-containing protein → MESQLLRPGYLTAHQTATALGISLDGVRQLVRRGHLTPAPGSTPRQRWFALDDVQAYAAKRDTPAAA, encoded by the coding sequence ATGGAGTCACAGCTGTTGCGCCCCGGCTACCTCACCGCCCACCAGACAGCCACCGCCCTCGGCATCAGCCTCGACGGCGTCCGCCAGCTCGTCCGCCGCGGCCACCTCACCCCCGCCCCGGGTAGCACGCCGCGGCAGCGCTGGTTCGCCCTCGACGACGTCCAGGCCTATGCCGCCAAGCGCGACACCCCCGCCGCCGCTTGA